The following are encoded together in the Gammaproteobacteria bacterium genome:
- the tusB gene encoding sulfurtransferase complex subunit TusB, with protein MAMLHTVNKSPFDRRSLDTALTHAVDGAGVLMFEDGVLGAVKGTAVTPKIEEALGNLKIYVLGPDLKARGLTEDQVIDGVAVVDYAGFVDLVTEYDKVQAWL; from the coding sequence ATGGCAATGCTGCACACGGTAAACAAATCTCCCTTCGACAGGCGCTCGCTCGACACCGCCCTCACCCATGCGGTGGACGGGGCCGGTGTCCTGATGTTCGAGGATGGTGTCCTGGGTGCCGTCAAGGGCACCGCAGTCACCCCCAAGATCGAAGAGGCGCTCGGGAATCTGAAAATTTATGTACTTGGCCCTGACCTCAAGGCTCGGGGCTTGACAGAAGACCAGGTGATCGACGGCGTCGCCGTCGTGGATTATGCCGGATTTGTCGATCTGGTGACTGAATACGACAAGGTTCAGGCCTGGCTCTGA
- the tusC gene encoding sulfurtransferase complex subunit TusC — MAEPWEEDEGPVKKFMYLNRKAPYGSIYALESLEVVLIAAAFDQDVSLVFMDDGVYQLKKGQDTKGIGMKNFSPTYRALEGYDIEKLYVAKESLESRGLTADDLIVPVEVLDKDALASIMEEQDVIMSF, encoded by the coding sequence ATGGCAGAACCGTGGGAAGAAGACGAAGGTCCCGTCAAGAAATTCATGTATCTGAACCGCAAGGCACCTTACGGGAGCATCTACGCGCTGGAGTCCCTGGAAGTGGTGTTGATTGCCGCGGCGTTCGATCAGGACGTCAGCCTGGTATTCATGGATGACGGTGTCTACCAGCTCAAGAAGGGGCAGGATACCAAGGGCATCGGCATGAAAAACTTCTCGCCGACCTATCGCGCGCTCGAGGGCTACGATATCGAGAAGCTGTATGTGGCAAAAGAATCTCTGGAATCACGCGGCCTGACTGCCGATGATCTGATCGTCCCGGTCGAGGTTTTGGATAAAGATGCCCTGGCTTCCATCATGGAAGAACAGGACGTCATCATGAGCTTCTGA
- the tusD gene encoding sulfurtransferase complex subunit TusD, protein MKLAVLVNEGPYQHQASDSALQFVRAAVEKGHEIFRVFFYHDGVNNGTRLAVPPQDDRNITAEWTKLAAEHSMDLVVCIAAAQRRGILDENEAKRQGKDGDNIAPGFRISGLGQLVEAGIQAERLVVFGD, encoded by the coding sequence ATGAAACTAGCAGTATTGGTTAACGAAGGGCCTTACCAGCATCAGGCTTCCGACAGTGCCCTGCAGTTTGTCAGGGCCGCTGTGGAAAAGGGACATGAGATCTTCCGCGTGTTCTTCTATCACGACGGGGTGAACAACGGCACGCGTCTCGCCGTGCCGCCGCAGGACGATCGCAATATCACTGCTGAATGGACCAAGCTGGCTGCAGAGCACAGCATGGACCTGGTGGTGTGCATCGCAGCCGCCCAGCGCCGTGGCATCCTCGACGAGAACGAGGCCAAGCGCCAGGGCAAGGATGGCGATAATATCGCTCCCGGCTTTCGTATCTCCGGCCTCGGCCAGTTGGTCGAAGCTGGGATCCAGGCAGAACGCCTGGTTGTATTTGGTGACTGA
- the dsrB gene encoding dissimilatory-type sulfite reductase subunit beta, producing MALADMRPPIESGCPDGFQYMHPVMIKNYGNWKYHEHPRPGVLLHVAHSADKIWTVKAGTQRILDIFTLRKLCEIGDTYGEGYVRFTLRSNIEYMVADEAKVEPLIQALEEAGFVVGGTANSISSMSHTQGWLHCDIPGTDASGVVKAMMDELIDDFRNCRMPNRVHITTSCCQINCGGQGDIAINIQHTKPPKINHDLVSNVCERPSVVARCPVAAIRPALVNGKASLEVDEKKCICCGACYPPCPPMQINDAEHTKLAVWVGGNHSNARGKPTFQKLVAAGIPNNPPRWPEATAIVKQILKAYREGARDWERINDWIERIGWPRFFEVTGLPFTKYHIDNWTGARNSLNASTHIRF from the coding sequence ATGGCATTAGCAGATATGCGTCCGCCAATCGAATCCGGATGCCCCGATGGGTTTCAGTACATGCATCCGGTAATGATCAAAAACTACGGCAACTGGAAGTACCATGAGCATCCGCGCCCTGGCGTGTTGCTCCACGTCGCCCACAGTGCCGACAAGATCTGGACCGTCAAGGCCGGGACCCAGCGCATCCTCGATATCTTCACGCTGCGCAAGCTGTGTGAGATCGGCGACACCTACGGCGAGGGGTATGTCCGCTTCACCCTGCGCTCGAACATTGAATATATGGTGGCCGATGAGGCCAAGGTCGAACCGCTGATCCAGGCCCTGGAGGAAGCTGGCTTCGTTGTCGGCGGTACCGCCAACTCCATTTCCAGCATGTCCCACACCCAGGGCTGGTTGCACTGCGACATCCCGGGCACCGACGCCTCGGGCGTCGTCAAGGCCATGATGGATGAGTTGATCGACGACTTCCGCAACTGCCGTATGCCGAATCGCGTACACATCACCACATCCTGCTGCCAGATCAACTGCGGCGGCCAGGGTGATATTGCGATCAACATACAGCACACCAAGCCACCGAAGATCAATCACGACCTGGTGTCCAACGTCTGCGAACGCCCCTCCGTCGTCGCCCGTTGCCCCGTCGCCGCGATTCGTCCGGCCCTGGTCAATGGCAAGGCATCGCTGGAAGTGGACGAAAAGAAATGCATCTGCTGCGGCGCCTGCTATCCGCCCTGTCCACCGATGCAGATCAACGACGCCGAGCACACCAAGCTGGCCGTCTGGGTCGGCGGCAATCACTCCAATGCGCGTGGTAAGCCGACCTTCCAGAAGCTGGTGGCCGCTGGCATCCCCAACAATCCGCCGCGCTGGCCGGAAGCGACTGCCATCGTCAAGCAGATCTTGAAGGCCTATCGGGAGGGCGCGCGTGATTGGGAGCGCATCAATGACTGGATCGAGCGCATCGGCTGGCCGCGCTTCTTCGAGGTCACGGGGCTGCCGTTCACCAAGTACCACATCGACAACTGGACGGGGGCTCGTAACAGCCTCAATGCGTCGACGCATATCCGCTTCTGA
- the dsrA gene encoding dissimilatory-type sulfite reductase subunit alpha codes for MANKHHETPMLDELENGPWPSFVSGIKRLRDQHDNERIRGMANSLLGQLEHSYETRKGYWKGGTVSVFGYGGGIIPRFSEVATAFPETKEFHTLRVQPPAGNFYTTDMLRKLGDSWEKHGSGLVTFHGQTGNIMFIGTDTQGTQHFFDEINEYGWDLGGAGPCVRTGMSCVGAARCEQSCCSEHHIHRRLLNRFTDDVHRPALPYKFKFKVSGCPNDCQNAIERSDFAIIGTWRDDMKVDQTEVKAFVALKGRQYVIDNVTSRCPTQALTLNADDTLTVDDRNCVRCMHCLNVMPKALSPGDDKGVTILVGGKRTLKIGDLMGTVVIPFMKMETEEDYDRIVELGENIIDFWAENGLEHERCGEMIERIGLVNFLEGIGVDVDPNMVNNPRQSSYVRMDGWDEEAEKWFARKQEEKRASA; via the coding sequence ATGGCTAACAAACACCATGAAACTCCGATGCTCGACGAACTGGAAAACGGCCCCTGGCCGAGCTTCGTATCGGGCATCAAGCGGTTACGAGATCAGCACGACAACGAGCGCATTCGCGGTATGGCCAACTCACTGCTGGGTCAGCTGGAGCACTCGTACGAAACGCGCAAGGGCTATTGGAAGGGTGGCACGGTGTCCGTGTTCGGCTACGGCGGCGGTATCATTCCCCGCTTCTCCGAAGTCGCCACCGCCTTCCCCGAAACCAAGGAGTTCCATACCCTCCGCGTCCAGCCGCCCGCCGGCAACTTCTACACCACCGACATGCTCCGCAAGCTGGGTGACAGCTGGGAGAAGCACGGCTCCGGCCTGGTGACCTTCCACGGTCAGACCGGCAACATCATGTTCATCGGTACCGATACCCAAGGCACCCAGCACTTCTTCGACGAGATCAATGAATACGGCTGGGATCTGGGTGGTGCAGGTCCGTGCGTGCGTACCGGCATGTCCTGCGTCGGTGCCGCCCGCTGCGAACAGAGTTGCTGCTCGGAACATCACATCCATCGCCGCCTGTTGAACCGCTTTACCGATGATGTGCACCGTCCGGCGTTGCCCTACAAGTTCAAGTTCAAGGTCTCGGGCTGCCCGAACGACTGTCAGAATGCCATCGAGCGTTCCGACTTCGCGATCATCGGCACCTGGCGCGACGACATGAAGGTCGACCAGACCGAAGTAAAGGCCTTCGTCGCCCTGAAGGGCCGTCAGTACGTCATCGACAACGTCACCTCGCGTTGCCCGACCCAGGCGCTGACACTGAACGCCGACGATACCCTGACCGTCGATGACCGCAATTGTGTTCGCTGCATGCACTGCCTCAACGTCATGCCCAAGGCCCTGAGCCCCGGCGATGACAAGGGCGTGACCATCCTGGTCGGTGGCAAGCGCACCCTGAAGATCGGTGATCTGATGGGTACTGTGGTGATCCCCTTCATGAAGATGGAGACCGAAGAGGATTACGACCGCATCGTCGAGTTGGGCGAGAACATCATCGACTTCTGGGCCGAGAACGGGCTGGAGCATGAGCGCTGCGGCGAGATGATCGAGCGTATCGGTCTTGTGAATTTCCTCGAAGGCATCGGCGTCGATGTTGATCCGAACATGGTCAACAACCCGCGCCAGAGCTCCTACGTCCGTATGGACGGCTGGGACGAGGAAGCCGAGAAGTGGTTCGCGCGCAAGCAGGAAGAGAAGCGTGCCAGCGCCTGA